ATGGCATGAGCCGGGTGCTCGGTGAGCTTGGTGATGCCCTGCGCACGACCCTTGTGGTCACCGTGAGCAAATCAGGTGGTACGCCCGAACCCCACCTGGGCATGGAGCAAGCCCGTCACCGGGTGGAGTCACTCGGAGGCAATTGGCCGGGTCAGGCTGTCGCCATCACCATGGCCAGCAGTCACCTGGATCAGCAGGCCTCCGAAGAGCAGTGGCTCAAACGGTTCGACATGTTCGATTGGGTGGGTGGGCGTACCAGCATTACCAGTGCTGTTGGCCTGTTGCCTGGTGCCCTGATCGGCAGTGATATCCAAGATTTCCTGGCCGGAGCCGCTCAGATGGACGAGGCCACCCGCGTCGCTGATGTGCGACGCAACCCTGCCGCTCTGATGGCTGCTGCTTGGTACACCGCCGGAGAAGGGAAGGGCAAGCGCGACATGGTGGTGCTGCCTTACCGCGACCGGCTGGAAGTCTTCAGCCGTTACTTGCAACAGCTGGTGATGGAGTCGCTCGGCAAGCGCCTTGATCGCAGTGGTGCCGTTGCCCATCAGGGCATCGCTGTTTATGGCAACAAGGGTTCAACCGACCAGCATGCCTATGTGCAGCAGCTCCGTGATGGCGTCGATAACTTCTTCGTCACCTTCATCGAAGTTCTGCGTGATGTTGAAGATATCCCTGAAATCAATGGTGAGCGTCCTGGTGACTTCCTTGACGGTTTCGTGCAGGGAACCCGATCTGCGCTCACCGAAGGCGGGCGTCAAAGTTTGAGCATCAGCATGCGCACATTCGACTCTCGCAGGCTTGGTGCACTCATCGCGCTGTTTGAACGCGCTGTTGGTTTCTACGGCGAGCTTGTCAACATCAACGCCTACCACCAACCAGGGGTCGAGGCGGGCAAGAAGGCAGCCGCTGCGATCCTGAAACTCCAGAAACAGGTGGAAGAGGTCCTCAGTGATGGGACGTCCCGTTCCGTTGTGGAGATTCAGCAGGCGATCGGCGAGGGATCCGACGAGGCCATCTTCTGGATCTTGCGCCATCTCACTGGAAACAACCGTGGATACCAGGCTCAGGGAACTTGGGATAGCCCCGCATCCTTGCGTTTCGTCAAGGGGTAAGCAGGGTTAGGACGGCACCAGATTGACAAGCTTCCCCGGAACCACGATCACGCGCCGGGGAGGCTTGCCCTCTAGCCATCGCTCCGCGACGTCACTGGCCAAAGCCAATTCCTCCAATTTCTCTTTACTGCAGTCGGCGGGAACGCTGATCGACCCACGCACCTTCCCTTTCACCTGGATCACAAGGTCCACGGTGTCTCGCACTAACGCAGAGGGGTCATGGACCGGCCACGGCTGGCTGTGAACGCTGTCTTGTCCGCCAAGGCTGAACCAGAATTCTTCTGCCAGATGGGGGGCAAATGGAGCAAGAAGGCGGATCAGCGCTGAGATCGCTTCAGCCTGAACACCCCTTGATGCTTCAGCGAGCGACCCTGTGAGGGCGTTGGAGAGTTTCATTAACTCCGAAATCGCCGTATTGAATTGGTACTCACCCGTTAGGTCCTCACTGACGGCCTCGATGGCGGTGTGCACTGCGCGACGAATCTCAGACTCTTTTTGAGACAGGCTTGAAGCGTCAGAAACACTTTCAGGGGCTCCAAGAAGCTGATCCTGGTGATCTGATCGCACGCTCTCGATCAGGCGCAAAAGCCGTTGCAGAAATCGGAACTGACCTTCAACGTCTGCATCGTCCCATTCCAGATCTTTTTCAGGAGGTGCCTTGAACAGGATGAACATCCGAGCCGTGTCAGCGCCATAGCGGTCGATCACGGCAGCGGGATCCACACCGTTGTATTTCGACTTCGACATCTTTTCGAACAGCACCTCAAGATCGCCGCCATCCACTGGGTCTTTCGGTGCGCTCTCGTCACTGACTTCCGAGGGCGCCACATACCGACCCGTGCGGGGATTGCGGTAAGTCACACCCTGAACCATTCCCTGTGTGAGTAGACGCTCGAACGGTTCTCGGATGTTCAGTAATCCACGATCACGCAGTGCTTTGGTGAAGAAACGGGAATACAGCAGATGGAGGATGGCGTGTTCAATACCGCCGACGTATTGCTGCACGGGGAGCCAGCGCTCCACAGCATCCGCATCAAACGGACGCTCGGAGTTGTGAGGATCCGCAAAACGAAGGAAATACCACGATGAGCACATGAAGGTGTCCATGGTGTCTGATTCCCGTCGGGCGGGTCGTCCGCAGCTTGGGCAATCCACATTCACCCAGGACTCCAGGGAGGCCAGGGGAGATCCTCCTCTGCCCTGAAGATCCACATCCTTGGGCAAGGTCACCGGAAGCTGATCCGCCGGCACGGGAACAGCGCCGCAGTGATCACAGTGAACGACTGGAATCGGACAGCCCCAATAGCGCTGGCGCGAAATCAGCCAGTCCCTCAGCCTGTACTGGCGTTTGGGTCGAGCCCAGCCCAGCTCCTGGCCGTAAGCCGTGATCGCCTCTCTGCCATCGTCGCTGGATTGGCCATCGAAGCGGCCGCTGTTCAACAGAATTCCCGGGCCTGTCCATGCCTCGCCATCGCTGAGATGTTCGTTGGCACCAGCAGCCTGGATCACCCGTTTCAGCGGTAGTTCATAGGTGCGTGCAAACAGGAAATCGCGTTCGTCGTGCGCTGGGACACCCATCACGGCTCCGGTTCCATAACCAGCAAGGACGTAGTCGGCGATCCAAATCGGAATTGTTTCGCCGTTGGCCGGGTTCACTGCTGTGGCCCCGATGGGAACTCCCCTCTTGGGACGGTCATCCGCAGTGCGTTCATCAGCACTCAGCTCACCCACCAGATCTCTAAAAGCGGTGACGGACTCTCGTTGTGCTTCCGAGGTGAGAGCTTCGACCAAGGGATGCTCAGGAGCCAGCACCACGTAGCTGACTCCATGCAGCGTGTCGGCCCTTGTGGTGAAGACTGTGATCACTGCATCGTCGTGACCACTGACGCGGAAATCAATCTCCGCTCCGATCGAACGACCGATCCAGTTCGCCTGCATCGTGCGCACCCTTTCGGGCCATCCGTCCAGCAGATCAAGATCGTCAAGCAGTGCGTCGGCGTAGTGGGTGATCCGCAGGAACCATTGCCTGAGATTTTTCTGCTCGACAAGAGCGCCAGAACGCCAGGAGCGTCCCTCACTGTCAACCTGCTCGTTAGCGAGAACGGTTTGGTCGACCGGATCCCAATTCACCGTGGCGTCTTTCTGGTAGGCCAGTCCCTGGTCCAGGAGCTCCAGAAACAGCCACTGAGTCCATCGGTAGTAATCGGTATGACAGGTGGCTTGCTCCCGGGACCAATCGATCGACAGTCCCAGACGGGCAAGCTGGGCTTTCATCTGCTCGATGTTGCGATCGGTCCAGATCCCTGGATCAATCTGACGTTCAATCGCTGCATTCTCAGCGGGGAGTCCGAACGCATCCCACCCCATGGGATGAAGCACGGCATCACCACGCATGCGCTGAGCCCGGGCAATCACGTCAGTGATCACGTAATTGCGCACATGGCCCATGTGCAGACTTCCCGATGGATAGGGAAACATCGAGAGGGCATAGAACGCGTTCTGGCCCGGCTCCGGTGAACGCGTTGCATAGAGGTCGTTGTGTTGCCACTGGCTCTGCCAGCGCTGTTCGAGCGCGATGGGGTCGTACCGATCCGGGCGGTCAGAGGCCGATGCGGTGGCGGAGGAGGACTTGGAGGCCGTCACGGCACGAAAACACCTGGGGCGATCGTGACATAGCCAGGGATCGGATTTAGCGGGTCAGATCAAGGTGCGGATGGTGAGCACCAACTGACGATTGATCAGGATCGGATCGGATGCGTCATCGCGTTGTACGGCCAGGTAAAGCGGGTCCTGCCATGAGAGACGGCCGTCGACGCGTTTTCCGTCGCTCAGTTCAACGCTGAGCGTGCGCTGGTCGCGGATCCAGGATTGAAGAAGACGGATTCCGGGAAGACTTGGATCAAAGCTTGTCGGCTCCATAGGATCACTCAGGGGTAACGAAGCGCCATGCTGCAGTTCAGTAAATACCAAGGTCTAGGCAACGACTTCATCCTGGTGGAGGGTCGCGATGGCCGGCTTCCTGAGGGCATCACCAATCCCAATTCTGACTGGGTCCAGAGTGTTTGCGACCGCCGCTTCGGGCTCGGAGGCGATGGCTTGATCCTTGCGCTTCCTCCGCAGGGCCAGGGCGAACTGCGCATGCGCATCTTCAACGCCGATGGTTCGGAGGCTGAAATGTGCGGCAATGGAATCCGCTGTCTCGCTCGTTTCCTTGCCGATAGCGATGGTGATTTGCCTGGACGGAGCTGGAGGATCGAAACCCCAGCCGGTTTGATCATTCCCGAGCTTCAACAAGATGGCCAGATCCGCGTCGATATGGGTGCCCCCTTCTTGAAGCCCGAGACGGTTCCGACGCTCCTGAGCTCAGACGAAAACGGCCTGCCGCGCGGTGAAGTCACCCGCGAAGGTCTCACACTCTCTTTGGCAGCTGTGGGCATGGGTAACCCCCATGTGGTGGTTCCCGTGAACGATCTGGAGGCGATTCCGTTTGAAGCCCTTGGCGCTCAGTTGGAGTGCGACCCGCTCTTCCCCGCGAAGACCAACGTTCACTTTCTCAAAGTGCACAGCCGAC
The sequence above is a segment of the Synechococcus sp. PROS-7-1 genome. Coding sequences within it:
- the dapF gene encoding diaminopimelate epimerase; protein product: MLQFSKYQGLGNDFILVEGRDGRLPEGITNPNSDWVQSVCDRRFGLGGDGLILALPPQGQGELRMRIFNADGSEAEMCGNGIRCLARFLADSDGDLPGRSWRIETPAGLIIPELQQDGQIRVDMGAPFLKPETVPTLLSSDENGLPRGEVTREGLTLSLAAVGMGNPHVVVPVNDLEAIPFEALGAQLECDPLFPAKTNVHFLKVHSRQHLEIRVWERGAGPTLACGTGACATLVAAVLMGFSDSEATVVLPGGPLSISWADQQGSVFMTGPAVAVFDGVMNPDLMPEGQPQERTVEPKPTVSSNDPGLDCANDCKEGCRQPDRCLREEAQAKVQAFLASTSLDSMINLAGDSLEQRTLSRIQRDGQS
- a CDS encoding glucose-6-phosphate isomerase, coding for MSFPDFSATDTQIQWQRFCDLLWYHDDLGFWLDVSRMHLNSAALDELTPPLEQAFEAMKKLEAGAIANADENRQVGHYWLRDPQLAPDQAVGQHIAAEIKDIEQFGKAVISGEIKSPTGQPFTDVLWIGIGGSGLGPLLMVRALQDTGNGLPFHFFDNVDPNGMSRVLGELGDALRTTLVVTVSKSGGTPEPHLGMEQARHRVESLGGNWPGQAVAITMASSHLDQQASEEQWLKRFDMFDWVGGRTSITSAVGLLPGALIGSDIQDFLAGAAQMDEATRVADVRRNPAALMAAAWYTAGEGKGKRDMVVLPYRDRLEVFSRYLQQLVMESLGKRLDRSGAVAHQGIAVYGNKGSTDQHAYVQQLRDGVDNFFVTFIEVLRDVEDIPEINGERPGDFLDGFVQGTRSALTEGGRQSLSISMRTFDSRRLGALIALFERAVGFYGELVNINAYHQPGVEAGKKAAAAILKLQKQVEEVLSDGTSRSVVEIQQAIGEGSDEAIFWILRHLTGNNRGYQAQGTWDSPASLRFVKG
- the leuS gene encoding leucine--tRNA ligase: MTASKSSSATASASDRPDRYDPIALEQRWQSQWQHNDLYATRSPEPGQNAFYALSMFPYPSGSLHMGHVRNYVITDVIARAQRMRGDAVLHPMGWDAFGLPAENAAIERQIDPGIWTDRNIEQMKAQLARLGLSIDWSREQATCHTDYYRWTQWLFLELLDQGLAYQKDATVNWDPVDQTVLANEQVDSEGRSWRSGALVEQKNLRQWFLRITHYADALLDDLDLLDGWPERVRTMQANWIGRSIGAEIDFRVSGHDDAVITVFTTRADTLHGVSYVVLAPEHPLVEALTSEAQRESVTAFRDLVGELSADERTADDRPKRGVPIGATAVNPANGETIPIWIADYVLAGYGTGAVMGVPAHDERDFLFARTYELPLKRVIQAAGANEHLSDGEAWTGPGILLNSGRFDGQSSDDGREAITAYGQELGWARPKRQYRLRDWLISRQRYWGCPIPVVHCDHCGAVPVPADQLPVTLPKDVDLQGRGGSPLASLESWVNVDCPSCGRPARRESDTMDTFMCSSWYFLRFADPHNSERPFDADAVERWLPVQQYVGGIEHAILHLLYSRFFTKALRDRGLLNIREPFERLLTQGMVQGVTYRNPRTGRYVAPSEVSDESAPKDPVDGGDLEVLFEKMSKSKYNGVDPAAVIDRYGADTARMFILFKAPPEKDLEWDDADVEGQFRFLQRLLRLIESVRSDHQDQLLGAPESVSDASSLSQKESEIRRAVHTAIEAVSEDLTGEYQFNTAISELMKLSNALTGSLAEASRGVQAEAISALIRLLAPFAPHLAEEFWFSLGGQDSVHSQPWPVHDPSALVRDTVDLVIQVKGKVRGSISVPADCSKEKLEELALASDVAERWLEGKPPRRVIVVPGKLVNLVPS